Proteins from one Wenzhouxiangella sp. XN24 genomic window:
- the rplL gene encoding 50S ribosomal protein L7/L12 — protein sequence MAVSREEIIEVLSNMSVLEVTQLVSDLEEKWGVSAAAPVAAAAAGPAAETAAAEEQTEFDVVMSSFGANKVGVIKAIRTITGLGLKEAKDMVEGVPATVKEGISKDEAEGIKKQLEEAGASVEVK from the coding sequence ATGGCTGTTTCGCGTGAAGAAATTATCGAAGTATTGAGCAACATGAGCGTTCTCGAGGTCACCCAGCTGGTGTCCGATCTCGAGGAGAAGTGGGGCGTCTCCGCCGCTGCGCCGGTGGCCGCTGCCGCCGCAGGGCCGGCTGCCGAGACCGCCGCCGCCGAGGAGCAGACGGAATTTGATGTCGTGATGAGCAGCTTCGGCGCCAACAAGGTCGGCGTCATCAAGGCCATCCGCACCATCACCGGGCTCGGCCTGAAGGAAGCCAAGGACATGGTCGAGGGCGTGCCCGCGACCGTGAAGGAAGGCATCTCCAAGGACGAGGCCGAAGGCATCAAGAAGCAGCTCGAAGAGGCCGGCGCCAGCGTCGAGGTCAAATAA
- the rplJ gene encoding 50S ribosomal protein L10, protein MALRLEDKKTLVAEVKTVAETAHSAVAAEYRGLTVGQMTTLRREARDSGVYLRVVKNTLARLALEGTDFECMKNELKGPLVLAFSTEDPGSAARVIKAFAKANDKLVTRIVAIGGQVYPATDLDRLASLPTLDQARAMLLGMLHAPASQLVRTLNEPAAQLARVLAARRDQLEAA, encoded by the coding sequence ATGGCACTGAGGCTAGAAGACAAGAAAACGCTTGTCGCCGAAGTGAAGACGGTCGCGGAAACCGCGCATTCAGCCGTGGCGGCTGAATACCGGGGCCTCACCGTCGGCCAGATGACCACCCTGCGCAGGGAGGCCCGGGATTCCGGTGTCTACCTGCGGGTGGTCAAGAACACCTTGGCGCGGCTGGCGCTCGAGGGCACGGACTTCGAATGCATGAAGAACGAGCTCAAGGGGCCGCTGGTGCTGGCATTCTCGACAGAGGATCCCGGTTCCGCCGCGCGGGTGATCAAGGCCTTCGCAAAAGCAAACGACAAGCTGGTGACGCGGATCGTCGCGATCGGCGGGCAGGTTTATCCCGCCACCGATCTGGATCGTCTCGCCAGCCTGCCTACGCTGGACCAGGCCCGGGCAATGCTGCTCGGCATGCTCCATGCGCCCGCTTCCCAGCTGGTTCGCACCCTCAACGAGCCCGCGGCGCAACTCGCCCGCGTGCTCGCCGCAAGGCGCGACCAGCTCGAGGCGGCCTGA
- the rplA gene encoding 50S ribosomal protein L1: MARMSKRKKLFAEKVQPGQYYPIDEALELARELATAKFRESIEVAVNLGVDPRKSDQVVRGSTVLPNGTGKEVRVAVFAQGENADKAKEAGADIVGFEDLAQQVKDGFMEFDVVIASPDAMRVVGQLGQILGPRGLMPNPKVGTVTPDVATAVKNAKGGQVRYRTDKAGIIHCAIGKADFEPAALKENLGALLADLVKAKPSSSKGIYMQKVTVSSTMGPGIAVDQASLSY; the protein is encoded by the coding sequence ATGGCGCGCATGAGCAAGCGTAAGAAGCTGTTCGCCGAAAAGGTGCAGCCGGGGCAGTATTACCCGATCGACGAGGCGCTGGAGCTGGCGCGCGAGCTGGCCACGGCCAAGTTCCGCGAGTCCATCGAAGTGGCCGTCAATCTCGGCGTGGATCCCCGCAAGTCCGACCAGGTGGTGCGCGGCTCGACCGTGCTGCCCAACGGTACCGGCAAGGAAGTCCGCGTGGCGGTGTTCGCGCAGGGCGAGAATGCGGACAAGGCGAAAGAGGCCGGTGCCGACATTGTCGGTTTCGAGGATCTCGCGCAGCAGGTCAAGGACGGCTTCATGGAGTTCGACGTGGTCATCGCCTCGCCGGATGCCATGCGCGTGGTCGGACAGCTCGGCCAGATCCTCGGGCCCCGCGGCCTGATGCCGAACCCGAAAGTCGGCACCGTGACGCCGGACGTGGCGACCGCGGTGAAGAACGCGAAGGGCGGCCAGGTGCGTTACCGGACCGACAAGGCCGGCATCATCCACTGCGCGATCGGCAAGGCCGATTTCGAGCCGGCGGCGCTCAAGGAAAACCTCGGCGCCTTGCTGGCGGACCTGGTGAAAGCCAAGCCGTCGTCGTCCAAGGGTATCTACATGCAGAAGGTCACCGTGTCCTCGACCATGGGTCCGGGCATCGCGGTCGACCAGGCATCACTGAGTTACTAG